One stretch of Streptomyces sp. NBC_00443 DNA includes these proteins:
- a CDS encoding acetamidase/formamidase family protein, with protein sequence MSDPRILTVRPEPGEYAWTFGGAPPVARIAPGTVLDLYTEDCFAGRVRSEKDLVSEVCEFPYLNPQTGPFHIEGAESGDTVAVHFVSIEPARDWAASTTVPLFGALTSTHTTATLQPPLPETVWIWQLDRTRRTALFRAHDSDFEAELPMDPMHGTVGVAPANLEVRSALVPDAHGGNMDTPEMRAGVTCYLGVNVEGALLSLGDGHARQGEGETCGVAVECAMNTVVVVELLKGLATPWPRIESDTHIISTGSARPLEDAFRISQLDLVQWLVRDYGFSELDAYQFATQAVESPLANVCDTNYTCVAKIRKQWLPARETHRGVHARLRETAATLR encoded by the coding sequence ATGAGCGACCCCAGGATCCTGACCGTGCGCCCCGAGCCCGGCGAGTACGCATGGACGTTCGGCGGCGCACCGCCCGTGGCCCGCATCGCGCCCGGCACGGTTCTCGACCTGTACACGGAGGACTGCTTCGCCGGGCGGGTGCGGTCGGAGAAGGACCTGGTGTCCGAGGTGTGCGAGTTTCCCTACCTCAACCCGCAGACCGGACCGTTCCACATCGAGGGCGCCGAGTCCGGGGACACCGTCGCCGTGCACTTCGTATCGATCGAACCGGCCCGGGACTGGGCCGCGTCGACCACGGTCCCCCTCTTCGGCGCGCTCACCTCCACGCACACCACGGCCACGCTGCAGCCGCCGCTTCCGGAGACCGTCTGGATCTGGCAGCTCGACCGGACACGACGTACGGCGTTGTTCCGAGCCCACGACAGTGACTTCGAGGCGGAGCTACCCATGGACCCCATGCACGGGACCGTGGGAGTGGCTCCCGCCAATCTGGAGGTGCGTTCTGCTCTGGTGCCCGACGCGCACGGCGGGAACATGGATACGCCCGAGATGCGGGCGGGCGTGACCTGCTATCTCGGGGTGAACGTCGAGGGCGCGCTCCTCAGCCTCGGCGACGGACACGCCCGGCAGGGCGAGGGCGAAACCTGCGGGGTCGCGGTCGAGTGTGCGATGAACACCGTGGTTGTCGTCGAACTGCTCAAGGGACTTGCCACACCGTGGCCCCGCATCGAGTCGGACACCCACATCATCTCGACGGGCTCGGCCCGGCCGTTGGAGGACGCGTTCCGGATATCCCAGCTCGACCTGGTGCAGTGGCTGGTGCGTGACTACGGGTTCAGCGAGCTGGACGCCTACCAGTTCGCGACCCAGGCCGTCGAGTCACCGCTGGCCAACGTGTGCGACACCAACTACACGTGCGTGGCCAAGATCCGCAAGCAGTGGCTGCCGGCCCGCGAGACGCACCGCGGAGTGCACGCACGACTTCGGGAGACGGCGGCGACTCTGAGGTGA
- a CDS encoding ROK family transcriptional regulator, giving the protein MTAPLHEAHPTGAGRALPNTQQGMRRRNLARVMHTVSAAGPLSRAAVASRIGLTRAAVSTLVDELIRSGLLEELGPERPGRVGRPGSALAVSGHGPAGIGAEVGVDHLAVCAVDLRGEVRSRAVRHGANRGRAPAPVLAELDELVRQVVAEAEHEGLWPAGLAVAVPGLVARDARTVVRAPNLDWRDTDLGGLLPLDFPLSVGNEANFGALAELWLGDGTARDFVHVSAEIGIGAAVVVDGGLLRGTHGFAGELGHVPVQPDGPACPCGGRGCLEQYAGEEAVLRAAGLEPGEDRVGLLADRAAEGDEDVRRALHDAGTALGIALTGAVNLLDPESVVLGGALAGLAPWLLPSLEAELDRRTAGPACPVAVSRLGPEGPLLGAAHSVVRAVLDDPAVVAERA; this is encoded by the coding sequence ATGACCGCACCGCTGCACGAGGCCCACCCGACCGGAGCCGGGCGCGCGCTGCCGAACACCCAGCAGGGCATGCGCCGCCGCAACCTCGCCCGGGTGATGCACACCGTCAGCGCCGCGGGTCCGCTCTCGCGTGCCGCCGTCGCCTCCCGTATCGGGCTGACGCGCGCGGCAGTGTCCACCCTGGTCGACGAGCTGATCCGCTCCGGCCTGCTGGAGGAACTCGGACCCGAGCGACCCGGCCGGGTGGGCCGCCCCGGCTCGGCGCTGGCCGTCAGCGGGCACGGCCCGGCCGGGATCGGGGCCGAGGTCGGCGTCGACCATCTCGCCGTCTGCGCGGTCGATCTGCGCGGCGAGGTGCGGTCCCGGGCGGTGCGGCACGGCGCGAATCGGGGCCGGGCGCCCGCACCGGTGCTCGCGGAACTCGACGAGCTGGTGCGCCAGGTCGTCGCCGAGGCCGAGCACGAGGGACTGTGGCCCGCAGGTCTGGCGGTCGCGGTGCCGGGTCTGGTGGCGCGGGACGCCCGGACGGTCGTGCGCGCCCCCAACCTCGACTGGCGGGACACGGACCTCGGCGGTCTGCTGCCCCTGGACTTCCCACTGAGCGTAGGCAACGAGGCCAACTTCGGCGCGCTCGCCGAGCTCTGGCTCGGCGACGGCACTGCGCGCGACTTCGTGCACGTGTCGGCGGAGATCGGCATCGGTGCGGCGGTCGTGGTGGACGGCGGGCTGCTGCGCGGAACGCACGGTTTTGCGGGCGAGTTGGGCCATGTACCCGTCCAGCCGGACGGACCCGCGTGTCCGTGCGGGGGGCGCGGGTGCCTGGAGCAGTACGCCGGCGAGGAGGCAGTTCTGCGCGCGGCCGGGCTGGAACCGGGCGAGGACCGCGTCGGCCTGCTCGCCGATCGTGCGGCCGAGGGCGACGAGGACGTACGGCGCGCTCTGCACGACGCGGGAACGGCGCTCGGCATCGCGCTGACGGGCGCGGTCAATCTGCTGGACCCGGAGAGCGTGGTGCTGGGCGGCGCGCTTGCCGGGCTGGCGCCGTGGCTGCTGCCGTCGCTGGAAGCCGAGCTGGACCGGCGCACCGCGGGGCCGGCCTGTCCGGTAGCCGTGTCGCGGCTGGGTCCCGAGGGGCCGTTGCTGGGGGCAGCGCACTCCGTGGTGCGTGCGGTGCTGGACGATCCGGCGGTGGTGGCGGAGCGGGCCTGA
- the xylB gene encoding xylulokinase, whose amino-acid sequence MSAAEGPLVVGVDTSTQSTKALVVDASTGQVVASGQAPHTVSSGAARESDPRQWWDALCEALRQCGDAAHEAAAVSIGGQQHGLVTLDDRGEPVRPALLWNDVRSAPQARRLTEELGGAKFWAERTGSVPAASFTVTKWAWLAENEPESVRATKAVRLPHDYLTERLTGQGTTDRGDASGTGWWASGTESYDEEILARVGLAPAMLPRVVRPGEIAGTVRDSHELPFSKGTLVAPGTGDNAAAALGLGLRPGMPVLSLGTSGTVYAVSRRRPADPTGTVAGFADAHGDWLPLACTLNCTLAVDRLATLLGLDREAVEPTTGLTLLPYLDGERTPNLPNASGLLHGLRHDTTAGQLLQAAYDGAVHALLGALDLVLDEDADRSAPLLLIGGGARGTAWQQTVRRLSGRPVQVPEARELVALGAAAQAAGLLTGEDPAAVARRWNTTRGPVLDAVERDDETLARITGVLSDAAPLLERSPEAP is encoded by the coding sequence ATGTCAGCAGCCGAGGGTCCGCTCGTCGTCGGCGTGGACACGTCCACCCAGTCCACCAAGGCGCTGGTCGTCGACGCGTCGACCGGGCAGGTCGTTGCGAGCGGCCAGGCGCCGCACACGGTGTCCTCCGGCGCCGCCCGCGAGAGCGATCCACGCCAGTGGTGGGACGCCCTGTGCGAGGCGCTGCGCCAGTGCGGCGACGCCGCGCACGAGGCCGCGGCGGTGTCGATCGGCGGGCAGCAGCACGGCTTGGTCACGCTGGACGACCGGGGTGAGCCGGTGCGTCCGGCTCTGTTGTGGAACGACGTGCGCTCGGCGCCACAGGCCCGGCGCCTGACCGAGGAACTGGGCGGCGCGAAGTTCTGGGCCGAGCGCACGGGCTCCGTCCCGGCCGCCTCCTTCACGGTCACGAAGTGGGCCTGGCTCGCGGAGAACGAGCCGGAGTCCGTCCGGGCCACCAAGGCCGTACGTCTCCCCCACGACTACCTCACCGAACGCCTCACAGGGCAGGGCACCACCGACCGCGGCGACGCCTCGGGTACGGGCTGGTGGGCGTCGGGGACGGAGTCGTACGACGAAGAGATCCTCGCGCGCGTGGGGCTCGCCCCCGCGATGCTGCCCCGTGTGGTCCGACCCGGCGAGATCGCGGGCACCGTGCGCGACAGCCACGAGTTGCCGTTCTCCAAGGGCACCCTGGTCGCGCCCGGCACCGGGGACAACGCCGCTGCGGCACTGGGCCTCGGCCTGCGGCCCGGCATGCCCGTACTGAGCCTCGGCACCTCGGGCACGGTGTACGCCGTGTCGAGGCGGCGCCCCGCCGACCCGACCGGCACCGTGGCGGGCTTCGCCGACGCGCACGGCGACTGGCTGCCTCTTGCCTGCACCCTGAACTGCACGCTCGCCGTCGACCGCCTCGCGACCCTGCTGGGCCTCGACCGCGAGGCCGTGGAACCCACCACGGGCCTCACACTCCTGCCCTACCTGGACGGCGAACGCACTCCGAACCTGCCGAACGCCTCCGGTCTGCTGCACGGTCTACGCCACGACACGACCGCCGGCCAACTCCTGCAGGCCGCCTACGACGGCGCCGTCCACGCGCTGCTCGGCGCCCTGGACCTGGTCCTGGACGAGGACGCGGACCGCTCCGCGCCGCTGCTGCTGATCGGCGGCGGCGCCCGGGGCACGGCCTGGCAGCAGACCGTGCGACGGCTGTCGGGGCGCCCGGTGCAGGTCCCCGAGGCCAGGGAACTGGTCGCGCTCGGAGCCGCCGCCCAGGCGGCCGGTCTGCTGACCGGCGAGGATCCGGCCGCGGTAGCCCGGCGTTGGAACACCACGCGCGGGCCGGTGCTGGACGCTGTGGAGCGGGACGACGAGACGCTGGCCAGGATCACCGGGGTACTCTCCGACGCGGCCCCGCTGCTGGAGCGGAGCCCCGAGGCTCCCTGA
- the xylA gene encoding xylose isomerase, whose protein sequence is MNYQPTPEDRFTFGLWTVGWQGRDPFGDATRRALDPVETVQRLAELGAHGVTFHDDDLIPFGSSDTEREAHIKHFREALDATGMKVPMATTNLFTHPVFKDGAFTANDRDVRRYALRKTIRNVDLAAELGAETYVAWGGREGAESGAAKDVRVALDRMKEAFDLLGEYVTSQGYDLKFAIEPKPNEPRGDILLPTVGHALAFIERLERPELYGVNPEVGHEQMAGLNFPHGIAQALWAGKLFHIDLNGQSGIKYDQDLRFGAGDLRAAFWLVDLLESAGYSGPRHFDFKPPRTEDLDGVWASAAGCMRNYLILKERAAAFRADPEVQEALRAARLDELAQPTAADGLKALLADRTAFEEFDVEAAAARGMAFERLDQLAMDHLLGARG, encoded by the coding sequence ATGAACTACCAGCCCACCCCCGAGGACAGGTTCACCTTCGGCCTGTGGACCGTCGGCTGGCAGGGACGGGACCCCTTCGGCGATGCCACCCGCCGGGCCCTCGACCCGGTCGAGACGGTGCAGCGCCTGGCCGAGCTCGGTGCCCACGGCGTCACATTCCACGACGACGACCTGATCCCCTTCGGCTCCTCGGACACCGAGCGCGAGGCGCACATCAAGCACTTCCGCGAGGCACTCGACGCCACCGGCATGAAGGTGCCGATGGCCACCACCAACCTCTTCACCCACCCCGTCTTCAAGGACGGCGCGTTCACCGCCAACGACCGTGACGTGCGCCGTTACGCCCTGCGCAAGACGATCCGCAACGTCGACCTGGCGGCCGAACTGGGCGCCGAGACCTACGTCGCCTGGGGCGGGCGGGAGGGCGCCGAGTCCGGCGCGGCGAAGGACGTACGCGTGGCTCTCGACCGCATGAAGGAGGCCTTCGACCTCCTCGGCGAGTACGTCACCTCCCAGGGCTACGACCTCAAGTTCGCCATCGAACCCAAGCCGAACGAGCCGCGCGGCGACATCCTGCTCCCGACCGTCGGTCACGCGCTGGCGTTCATCGAGCGTCTGGAGCGCCCGGAGCTGTACGGCGTCAACCCTGAGGTCGGGCACGAGCAGATGGCCGGGCTCAACTTCCCGCACGGCATCGCGCAGGCGCTGTGGGCGGGCAAGCTCTTCCACATCGACCTCAACGGCCAGTCCGGCATCAAGTACGACCAGGACCTGCGCTTCGGCGCCGGCGACCTGCGTGCCGCCTTCTGGCTGGTCGACCTCCTGGAGAGCGCCGGTTACAGCGGGCCCCGTCACTTCGACTTCAAGCCGCCGCGGACCGAGGACCTCGACGGCGTGTGGGCGTCGGCCGCGGGCTGTATGCGCAACTACCTCATCCTCAAGGAGCGTGCGGCCGCGTTCCGTGCCGACCCTGAGGTCCAGGAGGCCCTGCGTGCCGCGCGCCTGGACGAGCTTGCGCAGCCGACCGCGGCGGACGGCCTGAAGGCGCTGCTCGCGGACCGCACGGCCTTCGAGGAGTTCGACGTCGAGGCGGCCGCCGCGCGCGGGATGGCCTTCGAGCGTCTCGACCAGCTGGCGATGGACCACCTGCTGGGCGCGCGCGGCTGA
- a CDS encoding esterase-like activity of phytase family protein, producing the protein MSPYATGRRHAQRLVAGGVPLAVIAALAAAGPAAGAGNKGSIASKGRAAHVVHTATLGDIPLGAFSNALLPGSVGDDRGVDLGGIGSDIYPAGRRGEFWTVTDRGPNGQIKVDGTKRRTFPVPGFDPAILKIRVASGTVRVLDALPITTASGNPVTGLPNQASRDEAPYSFDARTPLAHNPNGLDTEGIVRAADGTFWLVDEYGPSLVHVSARGRVLTRYVPEGLGLTGAGYPVVEALPSVLLHRKINRGFEGLAQLPCGDLVMAVQSPLSLPDTDAGEASRTTRLLRFSPKKRAVTAEYTYRFDPVNVVDPSQDDTSELKISSVVAVGGDRLLVEERTDKAARLHLVRLDRAANILGGPWDDDTTSPSLEQLDDPAASGVPVLSKRLVVDLGTVEGVPGKIEGVARVDRDTLALINDNDFGMTDGEGAFDAQGRLVDSGVETSVVYVRLPRGI; encoded by the coding sequence ATGTCCCCGTACGCCACCGGCCGACGCCACGCCCAACGTCTCGTCGCCGGGGGCGTACCCCTCGCCGTGATCGCGGCGCTCGCGGCCGCCGGTCCCGCCGCCGGCGCGGGGAACAAGGGCAGCATCGCCAGCAAGGGGCGCGCTGCGCACGTCGTGCACACGGCGACGCTCGGCGACATCCCGCTCGGCGCGTTCAGCAACGCGCTGCTGCCCGGCAGCGTGGGCGACGACCGGGGTGTGGACCTGGGCGGCATCGGCAGCGACATCTACCCGGCGGGCCGCAGGGGCGAGTTCTGGACCGTCACCGACCGCGGTCCCAACGGCCAGATCAAGGTGGACGGCACGAAGCGGCGGACGTTCCCCGTGCCCGGCTTCGATCCGGCGATCCTGAAGATCCGTGTCGCGTCAGGCACCGTGCGGGTGCTGGACGCGCTCCCGATCACGACCGCTTCCGGCAATCCCGTCACCGGGCTGCCGAACCAGGCGAGCCGCGACGAGGCGCCGTACTCCTTTGACGCGCGGACACCCCTGGCGCACAACCCGAACGGGCTGGACACCGAGGGCATCGTGCGGGCCGCCGACGGGACCTTCTGGCTCGTCGACGAGTACGGGCCCTCCCTTGTGCACGTCTCCGCGCGCGGGAGGGTCCTCACGCGCTACGTCCCCGAGGGACTCGGCCTCACCGGCGCGGGCTACCCGGTGGTGGAGGCTCTGCCCTCCGTCCTGCTGCACCGGAAGATCAACCGCGGCTTCGAAGGGCTCGCCCAACTGCCCTGCGGTGACCTGGTGATGGCCGTGCAGAGCCCGTTGTCCCTGCCGGACACGGATGCCGGGGAGGCTTCTCGCACCACGCGCCTGCTGCGCTTCTCACCGAAGAAGAGGGCGGTCACCGCGGAGTACACGTACCGCTTCGACCCGGTGAACGTGGTGGACCCGAGCCAGGACGACACCTCCGAGCTGAAGATCTCCTCGGTCGTGGCCGTGGGCGGCGATCGGTTGCTGGTCGAAGAGCGCACCGACAAGGCCGCGCGGCTGCACCTGGTGCGTCTGGACCGTGCGGCGAACATCCTCGGCGGCCCCTGGGACGACGACACGACGTCACCGTCGCTGGAGCAGCTCGACGACCCGGCTGCCTCGGGTGTGCCGGTGCTGTCCAAGCGGCTGGTCGTCGACCTGGGTACCGTCGAGGGTGTGCCCGGGAAGATCGAGGGCGTCGCGCGCGTGGACCGCGACACGCTGGCCCTCATCAACGACAACGACTTCGGGATGACGGACGGCGAGGGCGCGTTCGATGCCCAGGGCAGGCTCGTCGACAGCGGTGTCGAGACGTCGGTGGTCTACGTGCGGCTGCCGCGCGGAATCTGA
- a CDS encoding SWIM zinc finger family protein, with product MTRHDGDMERTFAALPPAHGRGFAQTWWGQAWLQALEESALDSGQLKAGRRLARAGAVGAVSVRPGRITAVVQGRDRTAHRADVLLEELSAQQWDRFLDMAVERAGHVAALLDRDMPPHLVEDAAATGIELLPGMGDLEPECGCGAWDHCGHTAALCYQVARLLDQDPFVLLLMRGQGERGLLDDLQARSAAPTTPSSEWSEASSSPEAAGVDAAEAYATGDILPPLPALPEQPAEPGVPPSLDTETPPAPGVDPAALEFLAAMTAAEAHRMLAEALRPDPGQQVVEEELTLDQDAVRLAAGAPVAPVAGRLADGSGRGREGLAAAVRAWQLGGVVALSVLDEEWTVEGETLARARAALDSAWDKDEPPALRAKGNRWTVVGSPRQLRLGRDGRWWPYRKERSRWVPAGGPAHDPATALASAQVGTEEAQP from the coding sequence ATGACTCGACACGACGGTGACATGGAGCGCACGTTCGCCGCGCTGCCGCCCGCGCACGGGCGGGGATTCGCACAGACATGGTGGGGACAGGCCTGGCTGCAGGCACTGGAGGAGTCGGCACTGGACTCGGGGCAGCTCAAGGCCGGCCGCAGGCTCGCGCGCGCGGGAGCGGTCGGCGCGGTGTCGGTGCGCCCCGGCCGCATCACGGCGGTTGTGCAGGGCCGCGACCGTACGGCGCACCGGGCCGACGTGCTGCTGGAGGAGCTGTCCGCGCAGCAGTGGGACCGCTTCCTGGACATGGCCGTCGAGCGGGCCGGGCATGTCGCCGCGCTGCTGGACCGCGACATGCCACCACATCTGGTGGAGGACGCGGCCGCCACGGGCATCGAACTGCTGCCGGGCATGGGCGATCTGGAGCCTGAGTGCGGCTGCGGCGCCTGGGACCACTGCGGGCACACGGCGGCCCTCTGCTACCAGGTCGCACGGCTGTTGGACCAGGACCCCTTCGTCCTGCTCCTGATGCGCGGACAGGGCGAGCGCGGCCTCCTGGACGACCTCCAGGCCCGCAGCGCCGCACCAACGACCCCTTCGTCCGAGTGGTCCGAGGCGTCCAGCTCGCCCGAGGCGGCGGGCGTGGATGCCGCTGAGGCGTATGCGACCGGCGACATCCTGCCTCCGCTGCCCGCTCTGCCCGAGCAGCCCGCTGAGCCGGGCGTGCCGCCGTCCCTGGACACCGAGACGCCTCCCGCCCCCGGCGTCGACCCGGCTGCCTTGGAGTTCCTGGCTGCCATGACCGCCGCCGAAGCGCATCGCATGCTCGCGGAGGCGCTGCGGCCGGACCCGGGACAGCAGGTCGTGGAAGAGGAGTTGACGCTCGACCAGGACGCGGTACGCCTCGCCGCGGGCGCCCCTGTCGCCCCCGTGGCGGGGCGGCTGGCCGACGGATCGGGACGCGGCCGGGAAGGGCTGGCTGCGGCCGTACGCGCCTGGCAACTCGGGGGCGTCGTCGCGCTGTCCGTCCTCGACGAGGAGTGGACGGTCGAGGGCGAAACGCTCGCACGCGCGCGTGCTGCCCTCGACTCAGCCTGGGACAAGGACGAACCACCGGCGCTGCGGGCGAAGGGCAACCGCTGGACGGTCGTCGGCTCGCCGCGTCAGCTGCGCCTGGGGCGGGACGGACGCTGGTGGCCGTACCGCAAGGAACGGAGCCGCTGGGTGCCCGCAGGAGGCCCCGCACACGATCCGGCAACGGCTCTGGCCTCGGCGCAGGTTGGGACCGAGGAGGCACAGCCGTAG
- a CDS encoding DEAD/DEAH box helicase, translating into MPRLPEATPSEISDLAGCCAVFVPGDPARTGRVAFWRADGGAVALTAAGSSEELAVEDLTVTLPGEDGVELVSVPAVLVPVRAALPVLTHARASAQAHRAGAFWGTAAVLALQLVARGLLLPGLSVDDHDAWRAGPLRPEDVERLRALAAAMPPEAHAVPLGDVEPLMLPDPEPLLRAFLDAVADALPRSPAATLVTAGPAYAAREPQHLPEQRAWAADVAAGHDAGVRLSLRLEVPGLATAPQDDVALSFRAVLQLHSVRDPALVADAADVWARSGAFGPRVRLEALLALRRAARAWAPLTPLLSAAVPDAVELADDEVTDLLQEGARALAGAGVDVHWPKELSRNLTTRAVIGPPDEESAPVRVSSDAPSFLAADALLAFNWWFALGDQRLTREELDRLAEANRPVVRLRDQWVLVDPQEVRRARAHQDHKVTPIDALGAALTGSTEVDGGQVEVRPTGWLAALRERLADPEGQEQMGQPAALAATLRDYQRRGLSWLARMTSLGLGCCLADDMGLGKTITLIALHLHRQSDASSAGPTLVVCPTSLMGNWQREIEKFAPGTRVRRFHGSGRDLNALADGEFVLTTYGTMRLDARRLAEVPWGMVVADEAQHVKNPYSATARELRSIGARARVALTGTPVENNLSELWAILDWTTPGLLGRLGTFRARYGQAVEGGQDPAAAERLARLIRPFLLRRRKSDPGIAPELPPKTETDRAVFLTTEQTGLYEAVVRETLAEISGADSMARRGLIVKLLTGLKQICNHPAQFLKEELPRIAGRSGKLELLDELLDTILSEGASVLVFTQYVRMGRLIEQHLAARGMPSQFLHGGTPVAEREALVQRFQDGEVPVFLLSLKAAGTGLNLTRAEHVVHYDRWWNPAVEAQATDRAYRIGQTRPVQVHRLIAEGTIEDRIADMLSRKRKLADAVLGAGEAALTELTDAELADLVELRGGAR; encoded by the coding sequence GTGCCGAGGCTTCCCGAGGCAACACCGTCCGAGATCTCCGACCTGGCCGGCTGCTGTGCCGTGTTCGTACCCGGTGACCCGGCCCGCACCGGCCGAGTCGCCTTCTGGCGAGCCGACGGGGGCGCTGTTGCGCTCACCGCAGCCGGATCCTCCGAGGAACTGGCCGTCGAGGACCTGACCGTCACCCTGCCCGGCGAGGACGGTGTCGAGCTGGTGAGCGTGCCGGCCGTCCTGGTACCGGTACGCGCCGCCCTGCCTGTGCTCACGCATGCGCGTGCGTCCGCGCAGGCTCACCGAGCGGGCGCCTTCTGGGGCACGGCGGCCGTACTCGCCCTGCAACTCGTGGCACGCGGACTGCTCTTGCCCGGTCTCTCGGTGGACGATCACGACGCCTGGCGTGCCGGTCCCCTGCGCCCTGAGGACGTCGAACGCCTTCGGGCGCTGGCCGCCGCGATGCCTCCGGAGGCGCATGCCGTGCCGCTGGGCGACGTGGAACCGCTGATGCTGCCGGATCCGGAGCCGCTGCTGCGGGCCTTCCTGGACGCGGTCGCCGACGCACTCCCCCGCTCCCCCGCGGCGACCCTCGTCACGGCCGGTCCCGCCTACGCTGCCCGGGAGCCCCAGCACTTGCCCGAACAGCGCGCATGGGCCGCAGATGTCGCCGCGGGTCATGACGCGGGCGTACGGCTCTCCCTGCGGCTCGAGGTGCCCGGCCTCGCCACGGCACCGCAGGATGACGTGGCACTGTCGTTCCGGGCTGTTCTGCAGCTGCACAGCGTGCGTGATCCGGCGCTGGTCGCCGACGCCGCCGACGTGTGGGCGAGGTCCGGCGCCTTCGGCCCGCGCGTGCGGCTGGAGGCTCTACTGGCACTGCGCCGCGCGGCTCGCGCCTGGGCGCCGCTCACGCCCCTGCTTTCGGCGGCCGTACCTGACGCGGTGGAACTGGCCGACGACGAGGTGACCGACCTCCTTCAGGAGGGCGCCCGGGCCCTCGCCGGAGCAGGCGTCGATGTGCACTGGCCCAAGGAGCTGAGCCGCAACCTCACCACCCGCGCGGTGATCGGCCCGCCGGACGAGGAGTCCGCGCCGGTCAGGGTGTCCTCGGACGCCCCGTCGTTCCTGGCCGCTGACGCGCTGCTCGCCTTCAACTGGTGGTTCGCTCTGGGCGACCAGCGGCTCACGCGTGAGGAGCTGGATCGGCTGGCCGAGGCGAACCGCCCCGTGGTGCGGCTGCGCGACCAGTGGGTCCTCGTCGATCCTCAGGAGGTTCGCCGCGCCCGCGCGCACCAGGACCACAAGGTGACCCCCATCGACGCGCTGGGCGCCGCGCTGACGGGTTCCACCGAGGTGGACGGCGGCCAGGTGGAGGTCCGGCCCACGGGCTGGCTGGCGGCGCTGCGCGAGCGCCTCGCGGACCCGGAGGGGCAGGAGCAGATGGGCCAGCCCGCGGCGCTCGCGGCCACACTGCGGGACTACCAGCGGCGCGGCCTGAGCTGGCTGGCCCGGATGACGTCCCTGGGCCTGGGCTGCTGCCTGGCCGACGACATGGGTCTCGGCAAGACGATCACGCTCATCGCGCTGCATCTGCACCGGCAGTCCGACGCCTCGTCCGCCGGTCCGACGCTGGTCGTGTGTCCGACCTCCCTGATGGGCAACTGGCAGCGCGAGATCGAGAAGTTCGCGCCCGGCACGCGCGTGCGCCGCTTCCATGGGTCAGGGCGTGACCTGAATGCCCTGGCGGACGGGGAGTTCGTGCTCACCACGTACGGCACGATGCGGCTGGATGCGCGTCGGCTGGCCGAGGTGCCCTGGGGCATGGTCGTGGCGGACGAGGCCCAGCACGTGAAGAACCCGTACTCGGCGACCGCGCGGGAGCTGCGCTCGATCGGCGCACGCGCGCGCGTGGCGCTCACCGGCACGCCCGTTGAGAACAACCTGTCGGAACTGTGGGCGATCCTCGACTGGACGACGCCCGGTCTGCTGGGCCGCCTCGGCACCTTCCGCGCGCGCTACGGCCAGGCCGTCGAGGGCGGCCAGGATCCGGCTGCCGCGGAGCGCCTCGCCCGGCTCATACGCCCGTTCCTGCTGCGTCGGCGCAAGTCGGATCCGGGGATCGCGCCGGAGCTCCCGCCGAAGACGGAGACCGATCGCGCCGTGTTCCTCACCACGGAGCAGACGGGTCTGTACGAGGCAGTGGTCCGCGAGACCCTCGCTGAGATCTCCGGCGCCGACAGCATGGCCCGGCGCGGCCTGATCGTGAAGCTCCTGACGGGCCTGAAGCAGATCTGCAACCACCCTGCGCAGTTCCTCAAGGAGGAGCTGCCGCGGATCGCCGGGCGTTCGGGGAAGCTGGAGCTGCTGGACGAGTTGCTCGACACCATCCTCTCCGAGGGGGCGAGCGTCCTGGTGTTCACGCAGTACGTGCGCATGGGACGCCTCATCGAACAGCACCTGGCGGCTCGTGGCATGCCCTCGCAGTTCCTGCACGGCGGAACACCGGTGGCCGAGCGTGAGGCCTTGGTGCAGCGCTTCCAGGACGGTGAAGTGCCCGTCTTCCTGCTGTCCTTGAAGGCCGCGGGAACCGGCCTGAACCTCACCCGCGCCGAACATGTCGTGCACTACGACCGCTGGTGGAACCCCGCGGTCGAGGCACAGGCAACTGACCGCGCGTACCGCATCGGCCAGACCCGGCCCGTACAGGTGCACCGGCTGATCGCCGAGGGAACCATCGAGGACCGCATCGCCGACATGCTCAGCCGCAAGCGGAAGCTGGCCGACGCGGTGCTCGGCGCGGGCGAGGCGGCGCTCACAGAGCTGACGGACGCGGAGCTGGCCGATCTGGTGGAACTGCGAGGGGGCGCCCGATGA